ttgtagaacgaacaagtaccaaaaaacaaatcaaatgcattatttttttaaataatccccatttttaacatactgactggtgtagggtatcatatggtcggctatgcccgactatacattcatacttgttttaactagatttttttggttaaacttgaaattaaaatgaaaatttttcgatttttttactttttaaactaaTTGACTTATATCGAcataaaagtcgattttaaagttaatttatagAAACCTAATCTTATAGTAACCACTTTCATATCAAGCTTACtagattcaattaaaattagCTTCTCCCCGATATATTCCTGCTTTCTTTTAGTGTACTACAATTGAACAAGAAGTCTAAATAAAGACTTTTTGTTTCAACCCACGTATTTTACGGTTAATCAACTctgttcataaaaatatttttgcaaaccaAATTCATACAAGATGCTCACAggcaaacaaataattataaaatgtgaatgGTGAATCTCCAAAttaatcatataaaaaatacatatatactaaaCGCTGATATGTCAAACTCTTGACATGGagttaaaaagttgtctctgcTTGCGCATCTTGTTCTAATCGCCTTCTGTTTACATTTGATAAATGTCataattgacatttttttgtattgtattacCTTGGTATCGACAAATTTCCAGgaagaatatttattaaaaaatataaataataaacaatgaaAGGCTGCCTTTTATGTCTAGAAATTAGACAGGATTTGGTAGGTAGTATACAAGTGGACTCCATTAAATGGCAAGAGTTAAATgtgcaaaatttaattgaaaaacatttctGGCCCATGGTGAGTAGAGATTCTAACATCTGTATTGGAGAAACAATAATTGCAGTACAAATTTTAGGAATCTATACAAAAATCCGGTTCATGGCTATGTACCGGTTGTTGGCAAGAACTTTACGATTTTCACAAGTTTTACGTACGTGTAGAGGAAGCTCATGCAGAATTGGGAACGTCGTTGAAGAAAGTTGAATCGATCTGCCTAAAAACAGATGAGACACAAAATGAAGATTTTAAGCCTTCCATAGAAAACGTATCATTCAATGAAACACATTTTGAAccagaaatttcattaaagGAAACACTTCATAGTGGAAATCTTCTTGAGGAAGAAGATATGGTTATAAAAGAAGAAGAACAAAGTGAAGAGCCTTTGGAAGAAGAAAATCTTCCATTTACCAGAAATAAGAAAACACGTCAAGCGAGGAATGTCTTAGAGGAAACTAGTACGGCTCCTGAAGATCCCTTAAGTAAGAagacacaaaacaaaaagaatgcCACTAGAAAACCGAGAACAGCAAAAGTAAAGGATTCTAAAAGATCTAGTGAAAAGGCTGAAACGAATACCACAAAGTTCACTGAAACTACAGAAGATAATCCCATTAAAGATGACCCTGATTTAATGGATACAAATGATGACGAGGGTAATAACTTGGACACAGATACAGACTCTAACTACGAGCCCGACAAAGATGCAACAGAAATCGATGAAAAGAAATCAGCAGGCAAATCTTCGAAGAGTACAAATCATGAAAATGATAAATTCCTAAcggaaaactttaaaattacctGCAGTCTTTGTCAAGCTCCAGCTGAAACATTTCATGCTCTCTGCAAACACTTTAAAACAGTACACAAACAAATCGGTTTTGTTATCTGTTGCAAGAAGAAATTCTACAGACGTAGTCTTCTTGTCGATCATGTACATCAGCATGTAGatccaaattattttaaatgtactaTTTGCGATAAAGTAATGGCCGATCGCAAATGTTTGAATATGCACAATAAAACCCATAACGATAAAAAGGAAAAGGTACATCCTTGTGATATTTGCAACAAgaaatttagtatgtatatGTCATTAAAACTGCATAAAATGTCTCATTTATCGGAAGATGAAAAGCATGTGCCATGTACGGAATGTGGCAAGAAGTATGTTAACtgtaaatacttttaataacggtttttttgttcgttaatttcaatttatttttctaaggTTTGCCAGTAAATCACTGCTGTCCAATCATGTGCGTTCGgtacatttaaagaaatatataaatatctgCGATATATGTGGCCGATCGATAAGATGTAAGGAAGTTTTTGAGCGGCATATGCTGCAGCATGAAGGCAAACCATTGCCCACAGTGAGTTGTGATGTTTGTGGCCTACTATTGGCTAATAAGCATAGCTTAAAGCAGCACAAACTTATGGTACATCCTGAGGGTGGCAAAAAGGAATTCACCTGTCCTGTCTGTGCTAAGATCTCACCCAATTTGAAGGCTCACAAAAAACATGTACAATATAATCATGAATGGGGTTACGATCACAAATGTACAATGTgcgaaaaagcttttaaaacggCACACACTTTAACGGTTAGTTAAGGAGGAATACTATGTATTATTTGTTGTAGTaataatacgtttttttttaattataggaACATATGGCTTCTCATACGGGTACAGTGCTCTATACCTGTCCTTGGTGTCCAAAAACCTTCAATTCAAATGCCAATTTCCATAGTCATCGTAAAAAGAGTCATCGTAAAGAGTGGGAGGAGGCTACACGTAAAAAATATTCAGGCAATTTACCACCAAATTATAATCCACCACCTCCTGCTCCACCTTCAAACAATACTAATGATTGTGAAATACCTCTTTATATGTAATGAAAATACTAAagctaataaaatttaaaatgcaattaatttcaagaaaaatgtttaatacattatAACAATGaatgtgtttgtatttaattttggtACATGAATCTTTATTGGacgtttatttacaatatttagggcgggtttcttagtcctcagttaaactaggataaacttgctgttagattaaactcggaacaaatttaggcggactttaaacGATGATTGTgtgttttcagttttagatttaagctgaacagctgttttttgcaaacaatacttttgtaaaataaaaaaatttttgaaaatgttaaataaacatttaaaacaataattaataaaacaaaacaaatcagaaaattgcaatttacttaaaatattaagtttttgttcttccgaaatcattgttttattgttgttgttaattgtgttttctcacttataacttgagtttaattgaccaattacactcagttaaactaagataataagtaactttactgataactgaaaaacacgaaacatatattaaaccagatttaaccaaagaatgaagattatcattatcagaaaaactcgcccttagttGATTTTTAGTTGTTCATATGATATaggtttttgtttcaaaattgaaatttaagtgAGACTCCAATCCAATCTGTTAACATCTGTAACGTGGGTTCGAGTCTCTCCAAAGACGCTAGTAAATGAGGCtttgtattttatgaaatatacaCCTGGAGTAAGCAACATGGCCACACATTAAATTTGTTGGCTGAAACGGTAAGTTTTTCAATTGTGTTAGACTTGGTTcatactagggttctataaatcgactttcgaataatcgaacaatcgacttcgaattttcgacttttttcgacaagaagtcgaagtcgactattttgttccaaaaaagtcgataactcgactaacgtctatgaaaaaagtcgaaaagtcgactttgtaaataaaattcgaaaaaagtcggaaagtcgaaaaaaaagtcgaaaagtcggaaaaagtcgaaagaagtcggaaaaagtcggaaaaagtcggaaaaagtcggaaaaagtcggaaaaagtcgaaaaattcggaaaaagtcgaaaatagtcggaaaaagtcgaaaatagaaagaagtcgaaaaaactcaaaaaattgcaacaaatagaaaatataaatatataaataaaatttttttattaataataataaataataataataatataatgttaaatggcaacattataaatttacgtttctggcaactttataaatttttaactctggtcggaaaaagtcgaaaaaagtcggaaagtcgaaaatagtcgaaaaaagtcaaaagtcgaaaagtcggaaaagtcgaaaaaagtcgaaaagtcgactatttacaaaatattaaaagtcgaaaagttgacttttaattaaatgaaaaaagtcgaaaatcgacttttaactaaatgtaaaaagtcgaaaagtcgacatttcataaaatgcaaaaagtcgaaatgtcgaaatgtttcataaaatgcaaaaagtcgacttttcgtttcagcTATAGAACCCTCGTTTGAACCAGGTCTTACTGAAAAAACTCACATgtgcatacatatacatatatgtatgcgGTGTGAGATGTTTTACTAACACAATTAAAAAACTTACCATTTTAGTCAAACAATTTGATGTGTCGCCAAGCGCCTAATACTCTTAGTACActcatttctatttaaatatccTTGGTTACTCAACAACCAAATACTCATAATTTAAATACCACtagcaaaatgtaaacaaatacttttttcatttcaaaataagttttaatagcaaaaaaatattttttcatcttCAGCATGGATAAATGTTTGCTTTGTTTATCCATggataaattgtttataaaaattaattcattgcAATGGCAAGAATTCGATGTAAAGTATTTAATAACTAAACATTTGTGGCCCATGGTGAGTGTATTGCTTTACGAATATGAAAGACAGCAGCCGGCCCTTGAATTCTGACAAGTGTAATTATACAAGTTGATTGGACCGGTTAGTTGCTAAAATGGTGaaagttttatgtatttttgaaaacttatgCTTTTTTCAACGCTGCCTCGTTATGGTGGGAAGAGACGCCTAGTAACCAATATAATTTTAGTATTAATCAGGACTATAATTTCATTTCAGCCTAGggtagttttttattatatcctacaccactatagtggggagggtttgattcgtttgtgctgatgtttgtaacatacaaaaatattggtccaatacccaccttaaagtataccgatcgattcagaatcattttttgagtcgattaagacatatccgcccgtccgtccgtccggctgtctggctgtccatgtaaaccttatgc
The window above is part of the Lucilia cuprina isolate Lc7/37 chromosome 6, ASM2204524v1, whole genome shotgun sequence genome. Proteins encoded here:
- the LOC111675984 gene encoding transcription factor grauzone-like, translated to MKGCLLCLEIRQDLVGSIQVDSIKWQELNVQNLIEKHFWPMESIQKSGSWLCTGCWQELYDFHKFYVRVEEAHAELGTSLKKVESICLKTDETQNEDFKPSIENVSFNETHFEPEISLKETLHSGNLLEEEDMVIKEEEQSEEPLEEENLPFTRNKKTRQARNVLEETSTAPEDPLSKKTQNKKNATRKPRTAKVKDSKRSSEKAETNTTKFTETTEDNPIKDDPDLMDTNDDEGNNLDTDTDSNYEPDKDATEIDEKKSAGKSSKSTNHENDKFLTENFKITCSLCQAPAETFHALCKHFKTVHKQIGFVICCKKKFYRRSLLVDHVHQHVDPNYFKCTICDKVMADRKCLNMHNKTHNDKKEKVHPCDICNKKFSMYMSLKLHKMSHLSEDEKHVPCTECGKKFASKSLLSNHVRSVHLKKYINICDICGRSIRCKEVFERHMLQHEGKPLPTVSCDVCGLLLANKHSLKQHKLMVHPEGGKKEFTCPVCAKISPNLKAHKKHVQYNHEWGYDHKCTMCEKAFKTAHTLTEHMASHTGTVLYTCPWCPKTFNSNANFHSHRKKSHRKEWEEATRKKYSGNLPPNYNPPPPAPPSNNTNDCEIPLYM